A single Equus quagga isolate Etosha38 chromosome 8, UCLA_HA_Equagga_1.0, whole genome shotgun sequence DNA region contains:
- the TMEM209 gene encoding transmembrane protein 209 isoform X5 codes for MMQGEPNPSASLIDRTIKMRKETEARKVVLAWGLLNVSMAGMIYTEMTGKLISSYYNVTYWPLWYIELALASLFSLNALFDFWRYFKYTVAPTSLVVSPGQQTLLGLKTAVVQTTPPHDLAATQIPPCPPSPSIQGQSVLSYSPSRSPSTSPKFTTSCITGYSPQLQGLSSGGRGSYSPGVTYSPVGGYNKLASCSPSPPSAYPTTVGPVESSGLRSRYRSSPTVYNSPTDKEDYMTDLRTLDTFLRSEEEKQHRVKLGSPDSTSPSTSPTFWNYSRSVGDYAQTLKKFQYQLACRSQAPCANKDEADLSSKQAAEEVWARVTMNRQLLDHMDSWTAKFRNWINETILVPLVQEVESVSTQMRRMGCPELQIGELSQGGCMSSFRWNRGGDFKGRKWDTDLPTDSAIIMHVFCTYLDSRLPPHPKYPDGKTFTSQHFVQTPNKPDVTNENVFCIYQSAINPPHYELIYQRHVYNLPKGRNNMFHTLLMFLYIIKTKESGMLGRVNLGLSGVNILWIFGE; via the exons ATG aTGCAAGGGGAGCCAAACCCTAGTGCTTCCCTTATTGACAGAACCATcaagatgagaaaagaaacagaagctaGGAAAGTGGTTTTAGCCTGGGGACTCCTAAATGTATCTATGGCTGGAATGATATATACTGAAAT gactGGAAAATTGATTAGTTCATATTATAATGTGACATACTGGCCTCTCTGGTATATTG AGCTTGCCCTTGCATCTCTCTTCAGCCTAAACGCCTTATTTGATTTTTGGAGATATTTCAAATATACTGTGGCACCAACAAGTCTGGTTGTTAGCCCTGGACAGCAAACACTTTTAGGTTTGAAAACAGCTG ttgtgcagaCTACTCCTCCACATGATCTGGCGGCAACCCAGatccctccctgcccaccttctCCTTCAATTCAGGGTCAGAGTGTGTTGAGTTACAGCCCATCCCGCTCACCCAGTACCAGCCCCAAGTTCACCACCAGCTGTATAACTGGATACAGCCCTCAGCTGCAAGGTCTGTCATCAGGTGGCCGTGGTTCTTACAGTCCTGGAGTGACCTACTCGCCTGTCGGTGGTTATAATAAG ttGGCAAGCTGCagtccttctcctccttctgcatACCCTACCACTGTTGGACCGGTGGAGAGCAGTGGATTGCGATCTCGCTATCGTTCTTCACCCACGGTGTATAACTCCCCTACCGACAAGGAGGACTACATGACAGACCTACGAACTTTGGATACTTTTCTTAGaagtgaagaagagaaacagCATAGAGTTAAGCTGg GGAGCCCGGACTCCACCTCGCCATCCACTAGTCCCACTTTCTGGAACTACAGTCGTTCTGTGGGGGATTATGCGCAAACCTTAAAGAAGTTTCAGTACCAGCTGGCCTGTAGGTCTCAGGCCCCATGTGCCAACAAAGATGAAGCTGATCTCAGTTCTAAACAAGCTGCAGAGGag gtTTGGGCAAGAGTGACAATGAATAGACAACTTCTTGATCATATGGATTCATGGACAGCTAAGTTCAGAAAT TGGATCAATGAGACAATATTAGTGCCACTTGTACAGGAGGTTGAGTCTGTCAGCACACAGATGAGACGGATGGGTTGTCCAGAGCTGCAGATAGGAG AACTATCTCAAGGAGGCTGTATGAGCTCGTTTCGATGGAATAGAGGTGGAGACTTCAAAGGACGCAAGTGGGACACAGACCTGCCCACTGATTCTGCT ATCATCATGCATGTATTCTGCACCTACCTTGATTCCCGGTTACCTCCGCACCCAAAGTACCCCGACGGAAAAACATTTACCTCTCAGCACTTCGTTCAGACACCAAATAAACCAG ATGTGACCAATGAGAATGTCTTTTGCATTTATCAAAGTGCTATCAACCCTCCCCACTATGAACTGATCTACCAGCGTCATGTCTACAATCTTCCAAAG GGCCGAAATAATATGTTTCACACCT
- the TMEM209 gene encoding transmembrane protein 209 isoform X4, translated as MMQGEPNPSASLIDRTIKMRKETEARKVVLAWGLLNVSMAGMIYTEMTGKLISSYYNVTYWPLWYIELALASLFSLNALFDFWRYFKYTVAPTSLVVSPGQQTLLGLKTAVVQTTPPHDLAATQIPPCPPSPSIQGQSVLSYSPSRSPSTSPKFTTSCITGYSPQLQGLSSGGRGSYSPGVTYSPVGGYNKLASCSPSPPSAYPTTVGPVESSGLRSRYRSSPTVYNSPTDKEDYMTDLRTLDTFLRSEEEKQHRVKLGFLPWSLFCLTLRQLYEFPFGSPDSTSPSTSPTFWNYSRSVGDYAQTLKKFQYQLACRSQAPCANKDEADLSSKQAAEEVWARVTMNRQLLDHMDSWTAKFRNWINETILVPLVQEVESVSTQMRRMGCPELQIGELSQGGCMSSFRWNRGGDFKGRKWDTDLPTDSAIIMHVFCTYLDSRLPPHPKYPDGKTFTSQHFVQTPNKPDVTNENVFCIYQSAINPPHYELIYQRHVYNLPKGRNNMFHTLLMFLYIIKTKESGMLGRVNLGLSGVNILWIFGE; from the exons ATG aTGCAAGGGGAGCCAAACCCTAGTGCTTCCCTTATTGACAGAACCATcaagatgagaaaagaaacagaagctaGGAAAGTGGTTTTAGCCTGGGGACTCCTAAATGTATCTATGGCTGGAATGATATATACTGAAAT gactGGAAAATTGATTAGTTCATATTATAATGTGACATACTGGCCTCTCTGGTATATTG AGCTTGCCCTTGCATCTCTCTTCAGCCTAAACGCCTTATTTGATTTTTGGAGATATTTCAAATATACTGTGGCACCAACAAGTCTGGTTGTTAGCCCTGGACAGCAAACACTTTTAGGTTTGAAAACAGCTG ttgtgcagaCTACTCCTCCACATGATCTGGCGGCAACCCAGatccctccctgcccaccttctCCTTCAATTCAGGGTCAGAGTGTGTTGAGTTACAGCCCATCCCGCTCACCCAGTACCAGCCCCAAGTTCACCACCAGCTGTATAACTGGATACAGCCCTCAGCTGCAAGGTCTGTCATCAGGTGGCCGTGGTTCTTACAGTCCTGGAGTGACCTACTCGCCTGTCGGTGGTTATAATAAG ttGGCAAGCTGCagtccttctcctccttctgcatACCCTACCACTGTTGGACCGGTGGAGAGCAGTGGATTGCGATCTCGCTATCGTTCTTCACCCACGGTGTATAACTCCCCTACCGACAAGGAGGACTACATGACAGACCTACGAACTTTGGATACTTTTCTTAGaagtgaagaagagaaacagCATAGAGTTAAGCTGg GCTTTTTGCCTTGGagtctgttttgtctgacatTAAGACAGCTGTACGAATTTccttttg GGAGCCCGGACTCCACCTCGCCATCCACTAGTCCCACTTTCTGGAACTACAGTCGTTCTGTGGGGGATTATGCGCAAACCTTAAAGAAGTTTCAGTACCAGCTGGCCTGTAGGTCTCAGGCCCCATGTGCCAACAAAGATGAAGCTGATCTCAGTTCTAAACAAGCTGCAGAGGag gtTTGGGCAAGAGTGACAATGAATAGACAACTTCTTGATCATATGGATTCATGGACAGCTAAGTTCAGAAAT TGGATCAATGAGACAATATTAGTGCCACTTGTACAGGAGGTTGAGTCTGTCAGCACACAGATGAGACGGATGGGTTGTCCAGAGCTGCAGATAGGAG AACTATCTCAAGGAGGCTGTATGAGCTCGTTTCGATGGAATAGAGGTGGAGACTTCAAAGGACGCAAGTGGGACACAGACCTGCCCACTGATTCTGCT ATCATCATGCATGTATTCTGCACCTACCTTGATTCCCGGTTACCTCCGCACCCAAAGTACCCCGACGGAAAAACATTTACCTCTCAGCACTTCGTTCAGACACCAAATAAACCAG ATGTGACCAATGAGAATGTCTTTTGCATTTATCAAAGTGCTATCAACCCTCCCCACTATGAACTGATCTACCAGCGTCATGTCTACAATCTTCCAAAG GGCCGAAATAATATGTTTCACACCT
- the TMEM209 gene encoding transmembrane protein 209 isoform X2 produces the protein MQGEPNPSASLIDRTIKMRKETEARKVVLAWGLLNVSMAGMIYTEMTGKLISSYYNVTYWPLWYIELALASLFSLNALFDFWRYFKYTVAPTSLVVSPGQQTLLGLKTAVVQTTPPHDLAATQIPPCPPSPSIQGQSVLSYSPSRSPSTSPKFTTSCITGYSPQLQGLSSGGRGSYSPGVTYSPVGGYNKLASCSPSPPSAYPTTVGPVESSGLRSRYRSSPTVYNSPTDKEDYMTDLRTLDTFLRSEEEKQHRVKLGFLPWSLFCLTLRQLYEFPFGSPDSTSPSTSPTFWNYSRSVGDYAQTLKKFQYQLACRSQAPCANKDEADLSSKQAAEEVWARVTMNRQLLDHMDSWTAKFRNWINETILVPLVQEVESVSTQMRRMGCPELQIGEASITSLKQAALVKAPLIPTLNTIVQYLDLTPNQEYLFERIKELSQGGCMSSFRWNRGGDFKGRKWDTDLPTDSAIIMHVFCTYLDSRLPPHPKYPDGKTFTSQHFVQTPNKPDVTNENVFCIYQSAINPPHYELIYQRHVYNLPKGRNNMFHTLLMFLYIIKTKESGMLGRVNLGLSGVNILWIFGE, from the exons aTGCAAGGGGAGCCAAACCCTAGTGCTTCCCTTATTGACAGAACCATcaagatgagaaaagaaacagaagctaGGAAAGTGGTTTTAGCCTGGGGACTCCTAAATGTATCTATGGCTGGAATGATATATACTGAAAT gactGGAAAATTGATTAGTTCATATTATAATGTGACATACTGGCCTCTCTGGTATATTG AGCTTGCCCTTGCATCTCTCTTCAGCCTAAACGCCTTATTTGATTTTTGGAGATATTTCAAATATACTGTGGCACCAACAAGTCTGGTTGTTAGCCCTGGACAGCAAACACTTTTAGGTTTGAAAACAGCTG ttgtgcagaCTACTCCTCCACATGATCTGGCGGCAACCCAGatccctccctgcccaccttctCCTTCAATTCAGGGTCAGAGTGTGTTGAGTTACAGCCCATCCCGCTCACCCAGTACCAGCCCCAAGTTCACCACCAGCTGTATAACTGGATACAGCCCTCAGCTGCAAGGTCTGTCATCAGGTGGCCGTGGTTCTTACAGTCCTGGAGTGACCTACTCGCCTGTCGGTGGTTATAATAAG ttGGCAAGCTGCagtccttctcctccttctgcatACCCTACCACTGTTGGACCGGTGGAGAGCAGTGGATTGCGATCTCGCTATCGTTCTTCACCCACGGTGTATAACTCCCCTACCGACAAGGAGGACTACATGACAGACCTACGAACTTTGGATACTTTTCTTAGaagtgaagaagagaaacagCATAGAGTTAAGCTGg GCTTTTTGCCTTGGagtctgttttgtctgacatTAAGACAGCTGTACGAATTTccttttg GGAGCCCGGACTCCACCTCGCCATCCACTAGTCCCACTTTCTGGAACTACAGTCGTTCTGTGGGGGATTATGCGCAAACCTTAAAGAAGTTTCAGTACCAGCTGGCCTGTAGGTCTCAGGCCCCATGTGCCAACAAAGATGAAGCTGATCTCAGTTCTAAACAAGCTGCAGAGGag gtTTGGGCAAGAGTGACAATGAATAGACAACTTCTTGATCATATGGATTCATGGACAGCTAAGTTCAGAAAT TGGATCAATGAGACAATATTAGTGCCACTTGTACAGGAGGTTGAGTCTGTCAGCACACAGATGAGACGGATGGGTTGTCCAGAGCTGCAGATAGGAG AGGCTAGTATTACTAGCTTGAAGCAAGCTGCTCTGGTCAAAGCTCCTCTCATTCCAACTCTGAATACAATCGTGCAGTATCTAGACCTTACACCAAATCAGGAATACTTGTTTGAGAGGATCAAAG AACTATCTCAAGGAGGCTGTATGAGCTCGTTTCGATGGAATAGAGGTGGAGACTTCAAAGGACGCAAGTGGGACACAGACCTGCCCACTGATTCTGCT ATCATCATGCATGTATTCTGCACCTACCTTGATTCCCGGTTACCTCCGCACCCAAAGTACCCCGACGGAAAAACATTTACCTCTCAGCACTTCGTTCAGACACCAAATAAACCAG ATGTGACCAATGAGAATGTCTTTTGCATTTATCAAAGTGCTATCAACCCTCCCCACTATGAACTGATCTACCAGCGTCATGTCTACAATCTTCCAAAG GGCCGAAATAATATGTTTCACACCT
- the TMEM209 gene encoding transmembrane protein 209 isoform X1 produces the protein MMQGEPNPSASLIDRTIKMRKETEARKVVLAWGLLNVSMAGMIYTEMTGKLISSYYNVTYWPLWYIELALASLFSLNALFDFWRYFKYTVAPTSLVVSPGQQTLLGLKTAVVQTTPPHDLAATQIPPCPPSPSIQGQSVLSYSPSRSPSTSPKFTTSCITGYSPQLQGLSSGGRGSYSPGVTYSPVGGYNKLASCSPSPPSAYPTTVGPVESSGLRSRYRSSPTVYNSPTDKEDYMTDLRTLDTFLRSEEEKQHRVKLGFLPWSLFCLTLRQLYEFPFGSPDSTSPSTSPTFWNYSRSVGDYAQTLKKFQYQLACRSQAPCANKDEADLSSKQAAEEVWARVTMNRQLLDHMDSWTAKFRNWINETILVPLVQEVESVSTQMRRMGCPELQIGEASITSLKQAALVKAPLIPTLNTIVQYLDLTPNQEYLFERIKELSQGGCMSSFRWNRGGDFKGRKWDTDLPTDSAIIMHVFCTYLDSRLPPHPKYPDGKTFTSQHFVQTPNKPDVTNENVFCIYQSAINPPHYELIYQRHVYNLPKGRNNMFHTLLMFLYIIKTKESGMLGRVNLGLSGVNILWIFGE, from the exons ATG aTGCAAGGGGAGCCAAACCCTAGTGCTTCCCTTATTGACAGAACCATcaagatgagaaaagaaacagaagctaGGAAAGTGGTTTTAGCCTGGGGACTCCTAAATGTATCTATGGCTGGAATGATATATACTGAAAT gactGGAAAATTGATTAGTTCATATTATAATGTGACATACTGGCCTCTCTGGTATATTG AGCTTGCCCTTGCATCTCTCTTCAGCCTAAACGCCTTATTTGATTTTTGGAGATATTTCAAATATACTGTGGCACCAACAAGTCTGGTTGTTAGCCCTGGACAGCAAACACTTTTAGGTTTGAAAACAGCTG ttgtgcagaCTACTCCTCCACATGATCTGGCGGCAACCCAGatccctccctgcccaccttctCCTTCAATTCAGGGTCAGAGTGTGTTGAGTTACAGCCCATCCCGCTCACCCAGTACCAGCCCCAAGTTCACCACCAGCTGTATAACTGGATACAGCCCTCAGCTGCAAGGTCTGTCATCAGGTGGCCGTGGTTCTTACAGTCCTGGAGTGACCTACTCGCCTGTCGGTGGTTATAATAAG ttGGCAAGCTGCagtccttctcctccttctgcatACCCTACCACTGTTGGACCGGTGGAGAGCAGTGGATTGCGATCTCGCTATCGTTCTTCACCCACGGTGTATAACTCCCCTACCGACAAGGAGGACTACATGACAGACCTACGAACTTTGGATACTTTTCTTAGaagtgaagaagagaaacagCATAGAGTTAAGCTGg GCTTTTTGCCTTGGagtctgttttgtctgacatTAAGACAGCTGTACGAATTTccttttg GGAGCCCGGACTCCACCTCGCCATCCACTAGTCCCACTTTCTGGAACTACAGTCGTTCTGTGGGGGATTATGCGCAAACCTTAAAGAAGTTTCAGTACCAGCTGGCCTGTAGGTCTCAGGCCCCATGTGCCAACAAAGATGAAGCTGATCTCAGTTCTAAACAAGCTGCAGAGGag gtTTGGGCAAGAGTGACAATGAATAGACAACTTCTTGATCATATGGATTCATGGACAGCTAAGTTCAGAAAT TGGATCAATGAGACAATATTAGTGCCACTTGTACAGGAGGTTGAGTCTGTCAGCACACAGATGAGACGGATGGGTTGTCCAGAGCTGCAGATAGGAG AGGCTAGTATTACTAGCTTGAAGCAAGCTGCTCTGGTCAAAGCTCCTCTCATTCCAACTCTGAATACAATCGTGCAGTATCTAGACCTTACACCAAATCAGGAATACTTGTTTGAGAGGATCAAAG AACTATCTCAAGGAGGCTGTATGAGCTCGTTTCGATGGAATAGAGGTGGAGACTTCAAAGGACGCAAGTGGGACACAGACCTGCCCACTGATTCTGCT ATCATCATGCATGTATTCTGCACCTACCTTGATTCCCGGTTACCTCCGCACCCAAAGTACCCCGACGGAAAAACATTTACCTCTCAGCACTTCGTTCAGACACCAAATAAACCAG ATGTGACCAATGAGAATGTCTTTTGCATTTATCAAAGTGCTATCAACCCTCCCCACTATGAACTGATCTACCAGCGTCATGTCTACAATCTTCCAAAG GGCCGAAATAATATGTTTCACACCT
- the TMEM209 gene encoding transmembrane protein 209 isoform X3: MMQGEPNPSASLIDRTIKMRKETEARKVVLAWGLLNVSMAGMIYTEMTGKLISSYYNVTYWPLWYIELALASLFSLNALFDFWRYFKYTVAPTSLVVSPGQQTLLGLKTAVVQTTPPHDLAATQIPPCPPSPSIQGQSVLSYSPSRSPSTSPKFTTSCITGYSPQLQGLSSGGRGSYSPGVTYSPVGGYNKLASCSPSPPSAYPTTVGPVESSGLRSRYRSSPTVYNSPTDKEDYMTDLRTLDTFLRSEEEKQHRVKLGSPDSTSPSTSPTFWNYSRSVGDYAQTLKKFQYQLACRSQAPCANKDEADLSSKQAAEEVWARVTMNRQLLDHMDSWTAKFRNWINETILVPLVQEVESVSTQMRRMGCPELQIGEASITSLKQAALVKAPLIPTLNTIVQYLDLTPNQEYLFERIKELSQGGCMSSFRWNRGGDFKGRKWDTDLPTDSAIIMHVFCTYLDSRLPPHPKYPDGKTFTSQHFVQTPNKPDVTNENVFCIYQSAINPPHYELIYQRHVYNLPKGRNNMFHTLLMFLYIIKTKESGMLGRVNLGLSGVNILWIFGE, translated from the exons ATG aTGCAAGGGGAGCCAAACCCTAGTGCTTCCCTTATTGACAGAACCATcaagatgagaaaagaaacagaagctaGGAAAGTGGTTTTAGCCTGGGGACTCCTAAATGTATCTATGGCTGGAATGATATATACTGAAAT gactGGAAAATTGATTAGTTCATATTATAATGTGACATACTGGCCTCTCTGGTATATTG AGCTTGCCCTTGCATCTCTCTTCAGCCTAAACGCCTTATTTGATTTTTGGAGATATTTCAAATATACTGTGGCACCAACAAGTCTGGTTGTTAGCCCTGGACAGCAAACACTTTTAGGTTTGAAAACAGCTG ttgtgcagaCTACTCCTCCACATGATCTGGCGGCAACCCAGatccctccctgcccaccttctCCTTCAATTCAGGGTCAGAGTGTGTTGAGTTACAGCCCATCCCGCTCACCCAGTACCAGCCCCAAGTTCACCACCAGCTGTATAACTGGATACAGCCCTCAGCTGCAAGGTCTGTCATCAGGTGGCCGTGGTTCTTACAGTCCTGGAGTGACCTACTCGCCTGTCGGTGGTTATAATAAG ttGGCAAGCTGCagtccttctcctccttctgcatACCCTACCACTGTTGGACCGGTGGAGAGCAGTGGATTGCGATCTCGCTATCGTTCTTCACCCACGGTGTATAACTCCCCTACCGACAAGGAGGACTACATGACAGACCTACGAACTTTGGATACTTTTCTTAGaagtgaagaagagaaacagCATAGAGTTAAGCTGg GGAGCCCGGACTCCACCTCGCCATCCACTAGTCCCACTTTCTGGAACTACAGTCGTTCTGTGGGGGATTATGCGCAAACCTTAAAGAAGTTTCAGTACCAGCTGGCCTGTAGGTCTCAGGCCCCATGTGCCAACAAAGATGAAGCTGATCTCAGTTCTAAACAAGCTGCAGAGGag gtTTGGGCAAGAGTGACAATGAATAGACAACTTCTTGATCATATGGATTCATGGACAGCTAAGTTCAGAAAT TGGATCAATGAGACAATATTAGTGCCACTTGTACAGGAGGTTGAGTCTGTCAGCACACAGATGAGACGGATGGGTTGTCCAGAGCTGCAGATAGGAG AGGCTAGTATTACTAGCTTGAAGCAAGCTGCTCTGGTCAAAGCTCCTCTCATTCCAACTCTGAATACAATCGTGCAGTATCTAGACCTTACACCAAATCAGGAATACTTGTTTGAGAGGATCAAAG AACTATCTCAAGGAGGCTGTATGAGCTCGTTTCGATGGAATAGAGGTGGAGACTTCAAAGGACGCAAGTGGGACACAGACCTGCCCACTGATTCTGCT ATCATCATGCATGTATTCTGCACCTACCTTGATTCCCGGTTACCTCCGCACCCAAAGTACCCCGACGGAAAAACATTTACCTCTCAGCACTTCGTTCAGACACCAAATAAACCAG ATGTGACCAATGAGAATGTCTTTTGCATTTATCAAAGTGCTATCAACCCTCCCCACTATGAACTGATCTACCAGCGTCATGTCTACAATCTTCCAAAG GGCCGAAATAATATGTTTCACACCT
- the TMEM209 gene encoding transmembrane protein 209 isoform X6, protein MMQGEPNPSASLIDRTIKMRKETEARKVVLAWGLLNVSMAGMIYTEMTGKLISSYYNVTYWPLWYIELALASLFSLNALFDFWRYFKYTVAPTSLVVSPGQQTLLGLKTAVVQTTPPHDLAATQIPPCPPSPSIQGQSVLSYSPSRSPSTSPKFTTSCITGYSPQLQGLSSGGRGSYSPGVTYSPVGGYNKLASCSPSPPSAYPTTVGPVESSGLRSRYRSSPTVYNSPTDKEDYMTDLRTLDTFLRSEEEKQHRVKLGFLPWSLFCLTLRQLYEFPFGSPDSTSPSTSPTFWNYSRSVGDYAQTLKKFQYQLACRSQAPCANKDEADLSSKQAAEEVWARVTMNRQLLDHMDSWTAKFRNWINETILVPLVQEVESVSTQMRRMGCPELQIGEASITSLKQAALVKAPLIPTLNTIVQYLDLTPNQEYLFERIKELSQGGCMSSFRWNRGGDFKGRKWDTDLPTDSAGKI, encoded by the exons ATG aTGCAAGGGGAGCCAAACCCTAGTGCTTCCCTTATTGACAGAACCATcaagatgagaaaagaaacagaagctaGGAAAGTGGTTTTAGCCTGGGGACTCCTAAATGTATCTATGGCTGGAATGATATATACTGAAAT gactGGAAAATTGATTAGTTCATATTATAATGTGACATACTGGCCTCTCTGGTATATTG AGCTTGCCCTTGCATCTCTCTTCAGCCTAAACGCCTTATTTGATTTTTGGAGATATTTCAAATATACTGTGGCACCAACAAGTCTGGTTGTTAGCCCTGGACAGCAAACACTTTTAGGTTTGAAAACAGCTG ttgtgcagaCTACTCCTCCACATGATCTGGCGGCAACCCAGatccctccctgcccaccttctCCTTCAATTCAGGGTCAGAGTGTGTTGAGTTACAGCCCATCCCGCTCACCCAGTACCAGCCCCAAGTTCACCACCAGCTGTATAACTGGATACAGCCCTCAGCTGCAAGGTCTGTCATCAGGTGGCCGTGGTTCTTACAGTCCTGGAGTGACCTACTCGCCTGTCGGTGGTTATAATAAG ttGGCAAGCTGCagtccttctcctccttctgcatACCCTACCACTGTTGGACCGGTGGAGAGCAGTGGATTGCGATCTCGCTATCGTTCTTCACCCACGGTGTATAACTCCCCTACCGACAAGGAGGACTACATGACAGACCTACGAACTTTGGATACTTTTCTTAGaagtgaagaagagaaacagCATAGAGTTAAGCTGg GCTTTTTGCCTTGGagtctgttttgtctgacatTAAGACAGCTGTACGAATTTccttttg GGAGCCCGGACTCCACCTCGCCATCCACTAGTCCCACTTTCTGGAACTACAGTCGTTCTGTGGGGGATTATGCGCAAACCTTAAAGAAGTTTCAGTACCAGCTGGCCTGTAGGTCTCAGGCCCCATGTGCCAACAAAGATGAAGCTGATCTCAGTTCTAAACAAGCTGCAGAGGag gtTTGGGCAAGAGTGACAATGAATAGACAACTTCTTGATCATATGGATTCATGGACAGCTAAGTTCAGAAAT TGGATCAATGAGACAATATTAGTGCCACTTGTACAGGAGGTTGAGTCTGTCAGCACACAGATGAGACGGATGGGTTGTCCAGAGCTGCAGATAGGAG AGGCTAGTATTACTAGCTTGAAGCAAGCTGCTCTGGTCAAAGCTCCTCTCATTCCAACTCTGAATACAATCGTGCAGTATCTAGACCTTACACCAAATCAGGAATACTTGTTTGAGAGGATCAAAG AACTATCTCAAGGAGGCTGTATGAGCTCGTTTCGATGGAATAGAGGTGGAGACTTCAAAGGACGCAAGTGGGACACAGACCTGCCCACTGATTCTGCT gggaaaatttaa